Part of the Scylla paramamosain isolate STU-SP2022 chromosome 22, ASM3559412v1, whole genome shotgun sequence genome, AGCTGGGAGTGAACAAGGCAAGCACAGTGAATGGTGTATGTGTGATCGAGTGAAGATGCACAGTGAAGTGGGGAATCATGCTGCTTAAAAATTAAGTTAGTGGTGCAGGGTAAAgaggacaagggagagagagagagagagagagagagagagactcttcaATAGCAGAAGTGGGTGGAGTGGCATTATCCTCTTGTCACCATGAATGCTTACTGAATTTTCCCTTTcctggacaggtggtggtgtctgTCACAGAGCACATTGCCTTCATCTCCTGCAAGGGGCTCATCATCCTCACAGCAAGCACTaagtcaaggaagaaaagagagcgCATTAGGTAAGCTGTTGAGAAACTCCTTTGTTTTAGTAAGAGTACCAAAGAGTGTAGAAACATGATTGTGCTGTAAAAAGTAgcaatgatggtggtgtggCTTCTTGCTAGCAGTTTAACACATGTACTGTCCTCTCAGACACATGGTTGGGGAGCGGCCCCTGACCTGCCTCGCCTCCCACCCGAGTCAGGACGTCTTAGCCTCCGGGGATGTGAGTGGCCGCATTGTCCTCTGGTACAAATTCACCAGCACTCAGCCCATCCGCATGGAGCTGCACTGGCACGAGATGCCCATTGCTGACCTGACCTTTTCTGCTTTGGGTGAGCATCTACGTGCTGAAGGACATTTGTGTGGTGATGAAATAACAGAGATAATAGTAACAATGCTGTGAATTTGGCATCCACTCCCTATAACATTGAGCAGAATAGTGACATCAACCCTTTTActagttattttttgttagcATTCAAGGCACTGAAAAATTTTTTTGCATGGATACCATAAAGAGAGAATAGAACATTAATATTTTGACTataaaattatttaaaagactggaatacaaaaataagtgtAAAAGATTGCAAGTGATATTGTAAAAActgtgtagcagtgaaaggattcaTAACAATAATTCCTTTCAGGTAGTGAACTGTACAGCGGTGGGTCAGAAAACGTCCTGGTCAAGTGGCATCTCATCTCCCAGAAGCGATACTTCCTGCCACGCCTCGGCCTGCCCATCAAGTTCATTGCCACCGACCGAAAGAATAACCTTGTCATCACAGCTCACCTGGACAATGGTGTTTATCCCTTTGTACTTTTATAGGAATGAGTCAAGCTAAAATTCTAACGTATCTTGTACTCTTGTAATGCATTCCACAGATCTACTGCTGTATTTAGGAAACTGCTTATTATTGTCTTCCCTTgtatgtgtatgtctgtgtgttttcttaAGTTACCAGTGAAATTGTACATGCTCTCTTCCTTGCTTTGGATTCTGACATCACCAGATCCTTGTACAATTATCTCAGGCCCCTGCGATTAGAACCCTAGTAGCACACTTCATGGTCAGGTTTAAAAAATTAGTACCACACATTATATTGCCCAGCATGTTGTATAAGGCAACAAAAAGGGACAGAGCAAGGAGATCAGGAAATCTTTTATATTCGTACAATGACATCTACATTTTAAAAGGATATGAATCAGGTTTATTAAAGATCATATCTCACAGGcatattatttttcatattccaCCTCCCTGCAcagctctgtctgtcatctCTGCAAAGGACTTTAAGAGACAAGGCATCATCCAGGGTCTCTCCATGAACACAGACAGTGGGGATTCCTTCCCAGCCGGCCTCACCTATGACCCTCTCACTCGCTCCCTCATCCTCAATGGCAGGACAGGTCATGTGCAGTTCTATGACCCACACCACAGCCGCCAGCTCCACCATGTAAGCCTCAGGGCCACAATGCTCAAGCTAACAGTAACTTTGCTGTCATTTCTGCTATTACACATTTGTTTTGCAGCTACTACCTGTGTATCCTACTGGTTATGTTAAGTTACCACCCCTACACTACCTATGTTTCCTACtggttatgttaagttaacACTCCTACATATATGTTTGCTAACTCCTGCCACTGTTTACTTGTTGTGTGGATGCCAAGTGAGCTGTCTGTCACTTCCATGCATactttccttgtattttctaCATCCAGGCTCAggggagtgaatgaatgaggtaACATGTTAGGTTCTCCCATCCCAGGAACTAACATCTTTGAGGGTGTCATGTGTAAATGTTTTTATTGATTGGCTGTTTCTTGTTTTGGATTGCTTGGAGATCAGCTCACCAAGTTACTTTAGAGTgatgataaagttagattaggttacacTTGGTTTGAATATGTAACCTAACTATaatgctaataaaaaaaacatgcatagtAAAGCAGAATCAATCACATACAGCCATGAAcatgaaaacaataacataatACAAAGTGACTTTCTTGCACTTCACATCaatctttatccttctctcctgaGGAAACAACACAAACTCCACCTCCAGTCTCACtccatggctttttttttttttttttttttttgcagctggACATAACAATGAGCAACTACTACAGTCAGGAGCGACACAAGCAGATCCAGAACACGGAGGTGGAGCACGTGGCCATATCCAAAGACGGGCTAAGGCTGGCCACGGCAGAGTTCAGGCAAGACCTCGAGGTGTCTGTTGAAATACGTCTCAAGTTCTGGCACttcaaggaggaggaccagAGGTGAGTAACTATCCCCCTAACTGTCATGGGCTCTCTTTATAGTAAACAGTAACCTGTATTCACACTACAGTCACTGAGGGTTTTAACTTTCACTGTCAGGATGTAAGAAATACAGATACTAGTCTGCATTACCTATTACACCCAGGCCACTGCTAGTGCTCAGTATACTAATGCAAATCACATCCAATGCAGGGAGTCAGTTTTCTCCCAAGTAATACTGCAGGGGTCTCAAGACCTTAATAAGGGGATGGCCCACAATGAGCCAGAGAAGGCCTGTAATGCAGGATTGGGTAATGTTAACATAGGAGGAGGGATGCTGTGAGTGGGCAAGTGCCGCCACTGCCATCCCTGGCACCCACAGTGGTGCTAGTTCAGCAACTGACTTCATGGGGAGGGAGtgggccactaccaccaccaccactacccacatTGACTATTTCATTAATTGGCCAGGGGTAGGAGGGATTGGGCTGCCATCACCCCAGCCACCCACAGTGATGCCAGTTGAGAGACTGATAAATGTGCTTTCATACTTGGCAACTGTGCAGTTCTCTCACAACTTGCAGCATTGAGGGTGTCCTGCTCACAACATTAGAAAACTATTGTTTATCACTTACATTTAGGGGTGAAGCTCATAGCTTTGCACCCAGATGACTGGGGAAGATATGAGATGAAAACAATTGTGAGTTTCCATCAGTTGTGTATATTTTAGTGTTGTAGGTACTTTGAAAATGTTTCATAAGAATTTTTAGGGGGCTTGTCTCAGCCAGGTCAGAACCATAGTCATTTATtgccattattttcattataagtCAAATGTAGATCATGTCTAACACAGGCCTTTAGTGGAACCTCCCCCAGATGTTTTTGGTGACCTGACTGCTTTGTCTTCCCAGCTGGTACCTGAACACCTCAGTGGACCTACCCCACCAGAAGCGAATCAGTGCCATCACCTTCCAGCCCACCCCAGCACCGGGACAACTTGCTCCGCTGTTTGTGTCATGCGGTGGAGATGGCAAGTTCAAGATCTGGGAGGAGAAAGATTCGTCAGATATCTATGGTAAGGCTTGATTCTGATGCATCATCTTTTTTCACTCTGCTTGTTTTGTTCAAACTCAGACTTTtactttctcatttatttatttatttaatcagaCAATGAACAGAGTGTTGGCAGAGTAAATGCTCCTCACTTTTGTTATTCTAAACAACCATACATTAATTTAGTGTCACCGTCAGCCTTGCTTAGGATTGAGCCACCCAGTGGTCTGCATTCCAAGGACCTTTTATCACCCATGTTCTGGCCTCAGGCACCAAGAGTGTGTGGATGAGCACTGGTGTTGGGTTCTACCGCCATCtgccagccaccaccatcaggatCTCTCCTGACGGCTCCCTCCTGGCAGCTGGGTTTGATAACATCCCTCACCCTCTGGATCCCTCAGTCATGTCAGCTCAAGGGCACCCTCTCTCAGCCATACCTTGCTGAGCCATTACAGTGAGTGCACATCCTCTAGTAAGTAAACATTGTCTGTGAACTGTCATTCCCTCTTTTGGGAAGGAATATCTTTGACTACTTATTCATAGAGTAGTTCATCTGCCTTGGTGAAGTGCttaccagaaaagtgaaaattatCCTCCACCACGGTAGTCTCGTCAGATTCATACACTTTATTTCTTTAGTGATCGTTGATTTTTCCATTGATTAATTCATCTCTAGTTGTGTAAACTTTATTTCCTTGATAATTGATAATTTAACCATCCATAAATGAGCTTTGTTCTTTGCACCTCACTGTGtgatccaccaccatcacatcatcaGTACCATTTTTCATCAACCTTGGCAATACCAGTGCTCATGGTGACAACAGCTTTGGCATCTCATTCTGATGCagttccttcccctcttcctggCTGCCATCCACTTAGTGGAGTCCTTCTATGAATCAGATGCTGTGATGACAAGGCTGCTGCATGTTGTGAACACTTACTGCCAGATCATGTGAAATAGTATAATTCATCCATCACTACACCACTAATAGCCTCCCTTACTACATAATTAAGTCTCTCTCATCATACCACACAGACAGGTGGAGTTTGGAAACAGTGAGGGCTGTTGGTCGGTGGTGGTGACACGCACTCACCACTGGGTGTGTGCATGGGATCTCTTCACCTGTACATTAGTGTGGAGGGTCAGTGTGACGACCTCCTGCATGGCCATTGACCCTTTGTCCTCCTACATGGCTGTGTTCTCCGAGGAAGGTTCAGGTGAGGCTGTCAGGATGATAAGTTACAGTTGCTCTGAGAAGCAATGTCACTGAGTCCTGtctgaataacacacacacacacacacacacattattattattattattattattattattattattattattattattattattattattattattattattattacacacacacacacacacacacacacacacacacacacacacacacacacacacacacacacacacacacacacacacacacacacacacacacacacacacacacacctcatgtctttcctgtttctcccaTAGTGTATGTGTTTGAGCCACAGAGCAGTGAACTGGTAGCTTATCAGCAGTGCATTTGTAAGTCCCGCCCCACATCAGCTGTCTTCGTGCCCCGCATCAAAGCCTCAGACTCCTGTGCTGTGTGGAATGAGAAGAGCTCCCTCATGTATATCACTGAGGaccaggtgtgtgtttgtgtgtttgtcctttgtttttcttttagttgATGTGCACTTCTTGCCTCTCCCACCACTTATGTTCTTCCATGTGTCCATATTTCAGTGTGGGAgaactttatttaattttgtgatTCCAACATCTCATTGCCACTCCTTTTGTATCAACTGCTGTGCACATCCTGATAAAAACATTTTTATCACTCACAATCATCACATCCTTAGCATTTTCCTTCCACTGCACTTTCTCATTAAACCAGTCTCTCCCCACTCCTGTTCTTGTAGACCACCATTTACTACAACCACAAAAACCTGCACATTTCTTTCACTTAATCATCACACCTTGAACAACTTTCTGCTTCCACTAAAACTGTTCCCACTctgccaccacccaccacaacataagagaagggaaaataaaaagatttgaAAATGTAGTTGTCCTAAAGTATAACAACAGGGCAGTGGATTGCATTACCCTAGAAAATAGTATGAGCAAACATTATACAGAAACActttatagaaaaatatatatttatttaaataccaggctggcaatcccacacatggtgacccagacaaagcaccacacactcgtTTTGTATTATCAGTCCCATCAACCAATGACAGAAAGGAatagtcttgtggaccaccctaTTACACTCCAGGAACTTAGACATAGCATAGCTAGCCACACACCTACACTCCAAGGCTGGACACCACAGAAAATATGATTTACTATTAAAAGACTGAATATTACAAATTTAATTCAATCCTGTAAAAATTCAAGTGAAGTAAACAAGTAGGTAAACATGACTTTATTCTACCAGACCCTGCaggcagtggaggtggtggccgACATTGAATCAGCCAACGACAAAATAGCCGGGCGAGTGAAGCAGTTAGTCCACCACTCTGAGGCTGGCGTTGCTCCCACCCCATTTGCTGCCCTCATAGCCAAGAGCCGCACCATCCTCACGCCTGAAGAGAAGGTGGGGCAGGTGGGCACGCCAGCTCATGGAGTCCAGGTGCAGAAGTCAACAGCTTTTCTTCagcaggtgagaggaagagacagagagggattactttagtgtttttgtgttgttacAAGATCATTTGGTGTTGCAGTGAAAATGGTGTATGTTCCCTTGACTCTGCCTTAATGATTAATGATGTGACTTGTGGTAGATGTTGATGTGACTACTTGTAATTATTAATGATGTAGTCCATGATAATTAATGATACAGTAAAACCTTCCTCTAAATCAGATACGAATTAAGTCGGACACTATCATTCTGCAACCATTAATGTAACTCGTAGTAATGATGACGGTAATTCGTGGTGACTGATTATAATTCATTGTAactcaaaaaaaattatttatatcTTAATGATGAGAATGTTTGCTGTGCCACACCATTATGACTCCCAGCAATGAATGAAGTGACAGGTTGTAATGAATGGTGTGTGCTGCAGGTGCTGAGTGAGGCTCATGTCTACCACCTGGATTCCTTTGCTGCTCTCACCACTGAGTTCTGCAAGATGGTGATTCCCGAGGCTGTGACCaggtgagggggggggggcgtgtTGTTCTTAAGAGGGATTCACTGTAATGGATTTACGTACAAACTTAGTAccactctccttttctctctccctttctcaagTCCATTTTTAATTTGTACTATACCTAATCTGAGTTTTCTTCATGTTATACATCATTAGCAGGTACcgttttccttgcattttatcttatttcactTATTAACTTTTATTATGCATcatgagtttctctctctctctctctctctctctctctctctctctctctctctctctctctctctctctctctctctctctctctctctctctctctctctctctctctctctctctctctctctctctctctctctttctgatctTATGAAAATTGAGATGATATTTTACCTATAACCTGTTACTTTTCCATCCCAAGTGAGGAGAAACAGACCCAGATAGAGATGGAGACACAGGTGAAAGAAAAGGCAAGCttggataaaaagaagagaaaaaagctgatgaaggagaggaagaatgaccTCAAGAAAGTAGCAGAGAGTGACTTCAGTGACCTCATGAAAGCACTGGCCTTGTGACCTCGGCAGGTGGGGTCATGAGGCTCCTCTGTGCTATTGTTACTTTtaggggagggagacagggagaggagagttgtTCTGTATATGAGTCTACCTTtctatgttattgttgttagtaaAGACATAAtcagaaatcaagtaactttaaGTATTCCCTACTGCTGCGTTTGCTGCCGTCAATCTTAAAACTGCTGTGGTGCAAGTTTAAGGGTACAATTTTGAAAGACATCACCGAGTCTTATggaaccatattttgaaacacttctgtgctgcaTCTCCATgacattcaaaaggctttgCTTGAAGTTGCACAGTTTTTACAGTTATAGTGATAAATTTattacatttctacattatttagaAGAGAAACATACTTGAgaatctggctaatcatctctgtggcctctgaaagtAGCcatggtgggagagcaaagtgAT contains:
- the LOC135111606 gene encoding WD repeat-containing protein 75-like isoform X1; amino-acid sequence: MPWTIAWPYRRCRKTGVPSCTTSPRCPPAPGKIAGLVRRVVPAPPRLCFTAATPSNTWFVATASGRSIKVFSTASGKLLQEHFHHDYKVVGVQRASAKKDEFVSCDEEGTVCFWSIQSEEAQKFNLGTSSHRQARVVSFTLFGKDRQLLLLVQNKGCKIGHLLCFAVPYSSKPPTFLAKDVELGVNKVVVSVTEHIAFISCKGLIILTASTKSRKKRERIRHMVGERPLTCLASHPSQDVLASGDVSGRIVLWYKFTSTQPIRMELHWHEMPIADLTFSALGSELYSGGSENVLVKWHLISQKRYFLPRLGLPIKFIATDRKNNLVITAHLDNALSVISAKDFKRQGIIQGLSMNTDSGDSFPAGLTYDPLTRSLILNGRTGHVQFYDPHHSRQLHHLDITMSNYYSQERHKQIQNTEVEHVAISKDGLRLATAEFRQDLEVSVEIRLKFWHFKEEDQSWYLNTSVDLPHQKRISAITFQPTPAPGQLAPLFVSCGGDGKFKIWEEKDSSDIYGTKSVWMSTGVGFYRHLPATTIRISPDGSLLAAGFDNIPHPLDPSVMSAQGHPLSAIPC
- the LOC135111606 gene encoding WD repeat-containing protein 75-like isoform X2 — protein: MGKDTREDALDHCLAIQAVQKDWGPIVHYKPAVSASSRFVATASGRSIKVFSTASGKLLQEHFHHDYKVVGVQRASAKKDEFVSCDEEGTVCFWSIQSEEAQKFNLGTSSHRQARVVSFTLFGKDRQLLLLVQNKGCKIGHLLCFAVPYSSKPPTFLAKDVELGVNKVVVSVTEHIAFISCKGLIILTASTKSRKKRERIRHMVGERPLTCLASHPSQDVLASGDVSGRIVLWYKFTSTQPIRMELHWHEMPIADLTFSALGSELYSGGSENVLVKWHLISQKRYFLPRLGLPIKFIATDRKNNLVITAHLDNALSVISAKDFKRQGIIQGLSMNTDSGDSFPAGLTYDPLTRSLILNGRTGHVQFYDPHHSRQLHHLDITMSNYYSQERHKQIQNTEVEHVAISKDGLRLATAEFRQDLEVSVEIRLKFWHFKEEDQSWYLNTSVDLPHQKRISAITFQPTPAPGQLAPLFVSCGGDGKFKIWEEKDSSDIYGTKSVWMSTGVGFYRHLPATTIRISPDGSLLAAGFDNIPHPLDPSVMSAQGHPLSAIPC